From the genome of Streptomyces sp. NBC_00659, one region includes:
- a CDS encoding polysaccharide deacetylase family protein: MTFRTRIRTASGRLRSLRSLITGLAVVATAVASPLALDAGAAHAATCNGYVGLTFDDGPSSTTSTLLNALKQNGLRATMFNEGQYAASNPAQVRAQVDAGMWVGNHSYTHPHLVQQSQAQIDSEISRTQQAISGADGGTPKLFRPPYGETNTTVKAVEAKYGLTEIIWDVDSQDWNGASTDAIVQAAGRLTNGQIILMHDWPANTIAAIPRIAQGLAARGLCAGMISPGTGRAVAPDSGGSGDGGGGGGCTATLSAGQQWSDRYNLNVAVTGSSNWTVTMNVPAPEKIIATWNITAAYPSAQVLTAKPNGNGNTFGVTVQTNGTWTWPTVSCTTS; this comes from the coding sequence ATGACCTTCCGCACGAGAATCCGGACGGCGTCCGGACGACTTCGCTCGTTACGCTCGCTGATCACGGGGCTGGCCGTCGTCGCGACGGCCGTCGCGAGCCCCCTCGCCCTCGACGCCGGAGCCGCGCACGCCGCCACCTGCAACGGGTACGTCGGACTCACTTTCGACGACGGGCCGTCCAGCACCACGTCGACCCTGCTCAACGCCCTCAAGCAGAACGGGCTGCGGGCCACGATGTTCAACGAGGGCCAGTACGCGGCGTCCAACCCCGCGCAGGTACGGGCCCAGGTCGACGCCGGCATGTGGGTGGGCAACCACAGCTACACCCACCCGCACCTCGTCCAGCAGAGCCAGGCGCAGATCGACTCGGAGATCTCCCGGACCCAGCAGGCCATCTCCGGCGCCGACGGCGGCACGCCGAAACTGTTCCGTCCGCCGTACGGAGAGACCAACACGACGGTGAAGGCGGTCGAGGCCAAGTACGGGCTGACCGAGATCATCTGGGACGTCGACTCGCAGGACTGGAACGGCGCGAGCACCGACGCGATCGTCCAGGCGGCCGGCCGGCTCACCAACGGCCAGATCATCCTCATGCACGACTGGCCGGCCAACACGATCGCCGCGATCCCGCGCATCGCGCAGGGACTGGCCGCCCGCGGCCTGTGCGCCGGGATGATCTCCCCGGGGACCGGCCGTGCCGTGGCACCCGACAGCGGCGGCTCAGGTGACGGCGGTGGCGGTGGCGGCTGCACCGCGACGCTGTCCGCGGGCCAGCAGTGGAGCGACCGCTACAACCTCAACGTCGCCGTCACCGGATCGAGCAACTGGACCGTGACGATGAACGTGCCCGCGCCCGAGAAGATCATCGCCACCTGGAACATCACGGCCGCCTACCCCAGTGCCCAGGTCCTGACGGCCAAACCCAACGGCAACGGCAACACCTTCGGCGTCACCGTTCAGACCAACGGCACGTGGACGTGGCCGACGGTCTCCTGCACCACGAGCTGA
- a CDS encoding Pls/PosA family non-ribosomal peptide synthetase encodes MAALQQGPAVALSDDEVRAEFGDQARFSAASAASPRTLVDIFDASVRAYPDEPALDDGRRALTYRALAAEVEAVRWRLAEAGVGLGDRVGVRVPSGTNELYVAILAVLAAGAAYVPVDAEDPDERAELVFGEAGVRAVVGAELELTVDGRSEIPAGRPGVEHDAWIIFTSGSTGRPKGVAVSHRSAAAFVDAEADLFLTEEPIGPGDRVMAGLSVAFDASCEEMWLAWRYGACLVPVPRSQVRSGADLGPWLAEQDISVVSTVPTLAALWEPETLNDVRLLIFGGEACPPELTQRLVTEGREVWNTYGPTEATVVACASLLTGDEPIRIGLPLNGWELAVVDEAGELVPMGGTGQLVIGGVGLARYLDAEKDAEKYAPLASLGWERAYRSGDLVTAEPEGLIFLGRADEQIKLGGRRIELGEVDAALQALPGVAGAAAAVRTARGGNQLLVGYVVTQDGWDQAAAVEKLRAELPAALVPLIAPVEDLPTRTSGKVDRNALPWPLEGLETGGAKEQLYGTEAWLAEQWSEVLGIPVGGAGDDFFAIGGSSLAAAQLTTKLRARYPNAAVLDIYQQPVLRKLARHLEKSGQDDGAERIVAPVPLRAKLVQLLVLIPLFSLLGLRWTVALAALGNVLHWFGPYPWAPGTSWWLVGAGALVLYSPPGRLAVAAGGARLLLRGVRPGRYPRGGSVHLRLWTAERLAGFSGATSLTGSWLERYARALGARVGPDVDLHSLPPVTGMLKMGRGAAVGSEVDLSGYWLDGDRLEIGPVKVGAGAVVGTRSILFPGARVGKHAEVAPGSAVAGQIPTGQRWAGAPAVKLGKAKHAWPKDRPQRGTYWRVMYGATGLALSALPVLAAVPALLVARVFVSADAGLGAALRGAGIALVPATLAFGLAYALLLLIAVRLLSLGLDEGTHPTHSRIGWQAWTVTQLMDLSRETLFPLYAGLITPVWLRLLGMRIGRGAEVSTVLALPSLTTVGEGAFLADDTLTAPYELGGGWMRIGRAEIGRRAFLGNSGMTAPGRSVPDGGLVGVLSATPKKAKKGSSYLGLPPMKLPRAAQGGDQSRTYDPPARLLWARGLVELCRLVPVFCSAALAVLTVAALCALGPWAWAFSGAVLLAVGVLAGLVSIVAKWLLVGRHRAGEHPLWSGFVWRNELADTFVEVVAVPWLAGSVPGTPLMTAWLRGLGARIGRGTWVESYWLPETDLVTLGDAVTVNRGCVLQTHLFHDRILRTDTVVLREGATLGPGGIVLPGSTVGARSTLGPASLVMAAESVPDDTRWLGNPIEAWRS; translated from the coding sequence ATGGCAGCCCTCCAGCAAGGCCCCGCAGTCGCGTTGTCCGACGACGAGGTGCGTGCGGAGTTCGGTGACCAGGCGCGCTTCTCCGCCGCGTCGGCCGCCTCGCCGCGCACGCTCGTCGACATCTTCGACGCCTCCGTACGGGCGTACCCCGACGAGCCCGCTCTCGACGACGGCCGGCGCGCCCTCACCTACCGCGCCCTGGCCGCCGAGGTCGAGGCCGTCCGGTGGCGGCTCGCGGAGGCCGGGGTCGGACTGGGTGACCGGGTCGGCGTGCGGGTCCCGTCCGGTACGAACGAGCTGTACGTGGCGATCCTCGCCGTCCTCGCGGCCGGGGCCGCCTATGTCCCGGTGGACGCCGAGGACCCGGACGAACGGGCCGAGCTGGTGTTCGGCGAGGCCGGCGTGCGGGCGGTCGTCGGCGCGGAGCTCGAGCTGACCGTCGACGGACGCTCGGAGATTCCCGCCGGGCGGCCCGGTGTCGAGCACGACGCGTGGATCATCTTCACCTCCGGTTCCACCGGCAGGCCCAAGGGCGTCGCCGTGAGCCACCGCAGCGCCGCCGCCTTCGTCGACGCGGAGGCCGACCTCTTCCTGACCGAGGAGCCGATCGGCCCCGGTGACCGGGTCATGGCGGGCCTCTCCGTCGCCTTCGACGCCTCCTGCGAGGAGATGTGGCTGGCATGGCGGTACGGGGCCTGTCTGGTGCCCGTACCGCGCTCACAGGTGCGCAGCGGCGCCGACCTCGGGCCCTGGCTGGCGGAGCAGGACATCTCCGTCGTCTCCACCGTGCCCACGCTCGCCGCCCTGTGGGAGCCGGAGACCCTCAACGACGTCCGGCTGCTGATCTTCGGCGGTGAGGCCTGCCCGCCCGAGCTGACGCAGCGCCTGGTGACCGAGGGCCGGGAGGTCTGGAACACGTACGGACCGACCGAGGCGACGGTCGTGGCCTGTGCCTCGCTGCTGACCGGCGACGAGCCCATCCGTATCGGGCTGCCGCTCAACGGCTGGGAGCTGGCGGTCGTCGACGAGGCCGGCGAGCTGGTGCCGATGGGCGGCACCGGCCAGCTGGTGATCGGCGGGGTCGGGCTCGCCCGCTACCTCGACGCCGAGAAGGACGCCGAGAAGTACGCGCCGCTCGCCTCGCTGGGCTGGGAGCGGGCGTACCGCAGCGGCGACCTGGTCACGGCCGAACCCGAGGGGCTGATCTTCCTCGGGCGGGCCGACGAGCAGATCAAGCTCGGCGGACGCCGCATCGAGCTCGGCGAGGTGGACGCGGCGCTCCAGGCGCTGCCCGGTGTCGCGGGGGCCGCCGCCGCCGTGCGGACCGCGCGCGGCGGCAATCAGCTCCTCGTCGGCTATGTCGTCACCCAGGACGGCTGGGACCAGGCGGCCGCCGTCGAGAAGCTGCGCGCCGAGCTGCCCGCAGCGCTGGTGCCGCTGATCGCGCCGGTCGAGGACCTGCCGACCCGGACGTCCGGCAAGGTCGACCGGAACGCGCTGCCCTGGCCGCTGGAGGGTCTGGAGACCGGTGGTGCCAAGGAGCAGCTGTACGGCACCGAGGCCTGGCTCGCCGAGCAGTGGAGCGAGGTGCTGGGCATCCCCGTCGGCGGAGCCGGCGACGACTTCTTCGCGATCGGCGGCAGCAGTCTCGCGGCCGCCCAGCTCACCACGAAGCTGCGCGCCCGTTACCCGAACGCCGCCGTGCTCGACATCTATCAGCAGCCCGTGCTGCGCAAGCTGGCCCGGCATCTGGAGAAGTCCGGCCAGGACGACGGTGCCGAGCGGATCGTCGCGCCGGTCCCGCTGCGCGCCAAGCTGGTCCAGCTGCTCGTGCTGATCCCGCTGTTCAGCCTGCTCGGGCTGCGCTGGACGGTGGCGCTGGCCGCGCTCGGCAACGTACTGCACTGGTTCGGCCCGTATCCGTGGGCGCCGGGCACCTCGTGGTGGCTGGTGGGCGCCGGTGCGCTGGTTCTCTACAGCCCGCCGGGGCGGCTCGCCGTCGCGGCGGGCGGCGCGCGGCTGCTGCTGCGCGGTGTGAGGCCCGGACGGTACCCGCGCGGTGGGAGTGTCCATCTGCGGCTGTGGACGGCCGAGCGGCTCGCCGGTTTCAGCGGCGCGACCTCGCTGACCGGGTCCTGGCTGGAGCGGTACGCCCGTGCGCTGGGCGCCAGGGTCGGCCCGGACGTGGATCTGCACTCGCTGCCGCCGGTGACCGGCATGCTCAAGATGGGCCGGGGTGCCGCCGTCGGGTCCGAGGTGGACCTGTCGGGGTACTGGCTGGACGGCGACCGGCTGGAGATCGGCCCGGTGAAGGTGGGCGCCGGTGCCGTGGTCGGGACGCGCAGCATCCTCTTCCCGGGGGCCCGGGTGGGCAAGCACGCCGAGGTGGCGCCGGGCTCCGCAGTGGCGGGCCAGATTCCGACCGGGCAGCGCTGGGCCGGGGCGCCCGCGGTCAAGCTCGGCAAGGCGAAGCACGCGTGGCCCAAGGACCGGCCGCAGCGCGGCACGTACTGGCGGGTGATGTACGGCGCGACCGGGCTCGCACTGAGCGCGCTGCCCGTGCTGGCCGCCGTCCCGGCGCTGCTGGTGGCCCGGGTGTTCGTGAGCGCGGACGCCGGGCTCGGTGCGGCGCTGCGCGGTGCCGGGATCGCCCTGGTGCCGGCGACGCTCGCGTTCGGTCTCGCGTACGCGCTGCTGCTCCTGATCGCCGTACGGCTGCTGAGTCTCGGGCTGGACGAGGGCACGCATCCCACGCACAGCCGGATCGGCTGGCAGGCCTGGACGGTCACGCAGTTGATGGACCTCTCCCGGGAGACGCTGTTCCCACTGTACGCGGGGCTGATCACGCCGGTGTGGCTGCGGCTGCTCGGCATGCGGATCGGCCGGGGCGCCGAGGTGTCGACCGTTCTCGCGCTGCCGAGTCTGACGACGGTCGGCGAGGGCGCGTTCCTCGCCGACGACACGCTGACGGCGCCGTACGAGCTCGGGGGCGGCTGGATGCGCATCGGGCGGGCCGAGATCGGCCGCCGGGCCTTCCTCGGCAATTCCGGGATGACCGCTCCCGGCCGCAGTGTGCCGGACGGCGGTCTGGTCGGTGTGCTGTCGGCGACGCCGAAGAAGGCGAAGAAGGGCAGCTCCTATCTGGGGCTGCCGCCGATGAAGCTGCCGCGTGCGGCGCAGGGCGGCGATCAGAGCCGTACCTACGACCCGCCCGCCCGGCTGCTGTGGGCGCGCGGTCTGGTGGAGCTGTGCCGGCTGGTGCCGGTGTTCTGTTCGGCGGCGCTGGCCGTGCTGACGGTCGCCGCGCTGTGTGCGCTGGGGCCGTGGGCGTGGGCGTTCTCGGGGGCCGTGCTGCTCGCGGTGGGCGTGCTCGCAGGCCTCGTCTCCATCGTGGCGAAGTGGCTGCTGGTGGGCCGGCACCGTGCCGGTGAGCACCCGCTGTGGAGCGGTTTCGTGTGGCGCAACGAGCTGGCCGACACGTTCGTGGAGGTCGTCGCGGTGCCGTGGCTGGCGGGATCCGTGCCGGGTACTCCGCTGATGACGGCGTGGCTGCGCGGCCTGGGCGCCCGGATCGGCCGGGGCACGTGGGTCGAGAGCTACTGGCTGCCCGAGACGGACCTCGTGACGCTCGGGGACGCGGTCACGGTCAACCGGGGCTGTGTCCTGCAGACCCACCTCTTCCACGACCGGATCTTGCGGACGGATACTGTGGTCCTCCGTGAGGGCGCAACTTTGGGTCCGGGCGGAATCGTCCTGCCCGGCAGCACCGTCGGGGCCCGCTCCACTCTGGGTCCCGCGTCGCTCGTGATGGCGGCGGAGTCCGTTCCCGACGACACCCGCTGGCTGGGCAATCCGATCGAGGCCTGGCGTTCGTAG
- a CDS encoding M1 family metallopeptidase, with amino-acid sequence MSVQQTAGPDPYFPANGDPRYRVHRYELALDYRPGPNRLSGTARINAIAGRSALPEFQLNLADFRIGRVRVDGKAPHYTHRGGRLRIRPPKPIRAGAAFTVEVHWSGNPKPVNSPWGGIGWEELEDGALVASQPIGSPSWYPCNDRPADKAAYQISVTTPSAYAVVAGGRLLTRTTKASTTTWVYEQSAPTSSYLVGLSIGKYQTVLLGDPGLGGVPQSGHLPAQLLPEFSRDFARQPAMMELFQGLFGPYPFGEYAVVVTEEELDVPVEAQGLSLFGANHLDGSRGSERLIAHELAHQWFGNSVTIADWRHIWLNEGLAKYAEWLWSERSGGRPARQLAAAAHRKLSTLPQDLLLSDPGRKLMFDDRLYERGGLTVHAIRCAMGDEAFFRMLRGWATLHRGGTVTTSVFTAHVSRYAAEPLDELFTAWLYETALPPLPEAAPQFPARPAHPPTFPPPSTDPARVRGE; translated from the coding sequence GTGAGCGTTCAGCAGACAGCGGGACCGGACCCCTATTTCCCGGCGAACGGAGATCCCCGTTACCGGGTGCACCGGTACGAGCTGGCGCTGGACTACCGCCCCGGCCCGAACCGGCTCTCCGGCACCGCGCGGATCAACGCCATAGCGGGCCGTTCCGCGCTGCCCGAGTTCCAGCTGAACCTGGCGGACTTCCGGATCGGCCGGGTCCGTGTCGACGGCAAGGCCCCGCACTACACGCACCGGGGCGGCAGGCTGCGTATCCGTCCGCCGAAGCCGATACGGGCCGGCGCCGCCTTCACCGTCGAGGTGCACTGGTCGGGCAACCCCAAGCCGGTCAACAGCCCCTGGGGCGGGATCGGCTGGGAGGAGCTGGAGGACGGGGCGCTGGTGGCGAGCCAGCCGATCGGTTCGCCGTCCTGGTATCCGTGCAACGACCGGCCGGCCGACAAGGCCGCGTACCAGATCTCGGTCACCACGCCGTCCGCGTACGCGGTGGTGGCCGGCGGGCGTCTGCTGACGCGGACGACGAAGGCGTCGACGACCACCTGGGTGTACGAGCAGTCGGCGCCGACCTCCAGCTATCTGGTGGGCCTGTCGATAGGCAAGTACCAGACGGTGCTGCTCGGCGACCCGGGCCTCGGGGGCGTACCGCAGTCCGGGCACCTGCCCGCGCAGCTGCTCCCGGAGTTCTCCCGGGACTTCGCGCGGCAGCCCGCGATGATGGAGCTGTTCCAGGGCCTCTTCGGGCCGTATCCCTTCGGCGAGTACGCGGTGGTGGTGACCGAGGAGGAGCTCGACGTCCCGGTCGAGGCGCAGGGTCTGTCGCTGTTCGGCGCCAACCATCTGGACGGGTCGCGGGGTTCGGAGCGGCTGATCGCGCACGAGCTGGCGCACCAGTGGTTCGGCAACAGCGTGACGATCGCGGACTGGCGGCACATCTGGCTGAACGAGGGGCTCGCGAAGTACGCCGAGTGGCTGTGGTCGGAGCGCTCCGGCGGCCGCCCGGCGCGTCAGCTGGCCGCCGCCGCGCACCGGAAGCTGTCCACGCTGCCGCAGGATCTGCTGCTGTCCGACCCGGGCCGCAAGCTGATGTTCGACGACCGGCTCTACGAGCGCGGCGGGCTCACCGTGCACGCGATCCGCTGCGCGATGGGCGACGAGGCCTTCTTCCGCATGCTGCGCGGCTGGGCGACGCTGCACCGGGGCGGCACGGTCACCACGTCCGTCTTCACCGCGCACGTCTCGCGCTACGCGGCCGAGCCGCTGGACGAGCTCTTCACGGCGTGGCTGTACGAGACGGCGCTGCCACCGTTGCCGGAGGCGGCCCCGCAGTTTCCCGCCCGGCCCGCCCATCCGCCGACCTTTCCGCCCCCGAGCACGGACCCGGCCCGGGTCCGGGGAGAATGA
- a CDS encoding YchJ family protein, translated as MTSRSCPCGLAEPYARCCGRFHRGEAAAPSAEALMRSRYCAFVKEDEGYLLVTWHPRTRPARVDFDPGMRWTGLEILDTGQGSAFHTTGTVTFRASYRGGSLHERSRFERVDGAWVYVDGEFLD; from the coding sequence ATGACCAGCCGTTCCTGTCCCTGCGGGCTCGCCGAGCCGTACGCGCGCTGCTGCGGGCGCTTCCATCGCGGTGAGGCCGCGGCGCCGAGCGCCGAGGCGCTGATGCGGTCGCGTTACTGCGCCTTCGTCAAGGAGGACGAGGGGTATCTGCTGGTGACCTGGCATCCGCGGACGCGGCCGGCCCGGGTGGACTTCGATCCCGGGATGCGGTGGACCGGCCTGGAGATCCTGGACACGGGTCAGGGTTCGGCGTTCCACACCACGGGGACCGTGACCTTCCGGGCCTCCTACCGGGGCGGTTCGCTGCACGAGCGGAGCCGGTTCGAGCGGGTGGACGGGGCCTGGGTGTACGTGGACGGGGAGTTCCTCGACTGA
- a CDS encoding FadR/GntR family transcriptional regulator, whose translation MSTRGRGLHGHVLETLGPAITAGDYPPGSVLRTDELAQRFEVSRSVMREAVRVLESMYLVESRRRVGVTVRPKSEWNVYDPQVIRWRLAGADRPHQLRSLTVLRSAIEPVAAGLAARHATAEQCAELTECALGMVATSRGHQLEGYLVHDVAFHRVILRASGNEMFARLGDVVAEVLSGRTHHEVMFEDPDPAAVTLHVQLAEAVREGDAVRAEKLTREITVGALQELDVLAP comes from the coding sequence ATGAGCACACGGGGCCGGGGCCTGCACGGACACGTACTGGAGACCCTCGGACCGGCGATCACGGCGGGCGACTACCCGCCGGGCAGCGTGCTGCGCACCGACGAACTCGCACAGCGCTTCGAGGTGTCACGCTCCGTGATGCGCGAGGCGGTCCGGGTGCTCGAATCCATGTACCTGGTCGAGTCCCGCCGCCGCGTGGGCGTGACGGTCCGTCCCAAGTCCGAGTGGAACGTCTACGATCCCCAGGTCATCCGCTGGCGACTGGCCGGCGCCGACCGTCCCCACCAGCTGCGTTCCCTCACCGTCCTGCGCTCGGCGATCGAACCCGTCGCCGCGGGACTGGCCGCCCGGCACGCCACCGCGGAGCAGTGCGCGGAGCTCACCGAGTGCGCGCTCGGCATGGTCGCCACCTCACGCGGACACCAGCTGGAGGGGTATCTCGTCCACGACGTCGCCTTCCACCGGGTGATTCTCAGGGCGTCGGGCAACGAGATGTTCGCCCGCCTCGGAGACGTCGTCGCGGAGGTCCTGTCCGGCCGCACCCATCACGAGGTCATGTTCGAGGACCCCGACCCCGCCGCCGTCACCCTGCACGTCCAGCTCGCCGAGGCCGTCCGCGAGGGCGACGCCGTCCGCGCCGAGAAGCTCACCCGCGAGATCACGGTCGGCGCGCTCCAGGAACTGGACGTCCTGGCCCCCTGA
- a CDS encoding transposase has protein sequence MSGLRVVGASFVVPGPSGVAVRDRLKGLTVEDESVLQLVGDHLGSLASRDLKARCTAGLKHDNEGWASRKRVLTEESSSRWAGSLTKAAHDQWALARRSQQAHIQQLETGVRTIRHRLSLPLGGKGSRRAGGGYRSRREWHAKARRLRVLEDRLERARADWAAGRVRVVRGGKRLLNSRHHLEQAQLTEPVWRARWEAARRFLQADGESGKRYGNETLRVNPDGQVSIRLPAPLAHLANAPHGRYVFTARVSFAHRGETWRDRVHANRAVAYRIHEDTGRARWYLTASWTIPPVPNVPLAAVRAGGLIGVDTNADHLAAWRLDQHGNPVGAPCRFDYILSGTTQHRDAQVRHALTRLLHWVRRHHLAIAVEDLDFTAETSREKHGHRKHFRKLISGMPVARLRARLVSMATELGIPLVAVDPAYTSRWGAQHWQKPLTTSRRTTTRHDAAAVAIGRRALGHPIRRRTAPPRTHQSDGHGHRTVQAEPDTPRREGPRPRIPGPRTRSVPPGRGANTGNQNAQHRPGRSTEHGFWQQDSLPLSP, from the coding sequence GTGAGTGGGTTGCGGGTGGTGGGGGCATCGTTCGTGGTGCCCGGTCCGTCGGGTGTCGCGGTCCGGGATCGGCTCAAGGGCCTCACCGTCGAGGACGAGTCGGTGCTGCAGCTGGTCGGCGACCACCTGGGTTCGCTGGCGTCCCGGGATCTCAAAGCACGGTGTACGGCCGGTCTGAAGCACGACAACGAGGGGTGGGCGTCGCGTAAGCGTGTCCTGACGGAGGAGTCGTCGTCACGGTGGGCGGGGTCGCTGACGAAGGCCGCGCATGATCAGTGGGCGCTGGCCAGGCGTAGCCAGCAGGCGCATATTCAGCAGTTGGAAACCGGCGTGCGGACGATCCGGCACCGGCTGTCGCTCCCCCTCGGAGGGAAGGGTTCGAGGCGCGCTGGTGGTGGTTACCGGAGTCGGCGGGAGTGGCACGCCAAGGCGCGTCGGCTGCGGGTGCTGGAGGACCGGCTGGAGCGGGCGCGGGCCGACTGGGCGGCCGGTCGGGTGCGGGTGGTGCGGGGCGGGAAACGACTGCTCAATTCTCGCCACCATCTGGAACAGGCCCAGCTTACCGAGCCGGTATGGCGAGCCCGGTGGGAGGCGGCACGCCGGTTTTTGCAGGCGGACGGCGAGTCCGGCAAGCGGTACGGCAACGAGACCCTCCGGGTCAACCCCGACGGGCAGGTCAGCATCCGGCTCCCGGCCCCGCTTGCCCATCTCGCCAACGCCCCGCACGGCCGCTACGTCTTCACCGCGCGGGTGTCGTTCGCCCACCGGGGCGAGACATGGCGCGACCGCGTCCACGCCAACCGGGCAGTGGCCTACCGCATCCACGAGGACACCGGCCGAGCCCGCTGGTATTTGACCGCTTCCTGGACCATCCCACCTGTCCCCAACGTGCCCCTGGCGGCTGTGCGGGCCGGTGGCCTGATCGGCGTGGACACCAACGCCGATCACCTGGCGGCCTGGCGGTTGGACCAGCATGGCAACCCGGTCGGCGCCCCGTGCCGCTTCGACTACATCCTGTCCGGCACCACACAGCACCGCGACGCCCAGGTACGCCACGCCCTCACCCGCCTCCTGCACTGGGTCAGACGGCACCACCTCGCGATCGCCGTCGAAGACCTCGACTTCACCGCCGAGACCAGCCGGGAGAAACACGGCCACCGCAAACACTTCCGCAAGCTGATCTCCGGCATGCCCGTCGCCCGGCTGCGCGCCCGCCTGGTGTCCATGGCCACCGAACTCGGCATCCCGCTGGTCGCGGTCGATCCCGCCTACACCTCCCGCTGGGGCGCCCAGCACTGGCAGAAACCCCTCACCACCAGCAGACGCACCACCACCCGCCACGACGCTGCCGCCGTGGCCATCGGAAGGCGCGCCCTGGGGCATCCGATCAGGCGTCGGACGGCACCGCCCCGTACCCACCAGAGCGATGGGCACGGGCATCGGACCGTCCAGGCCGAACCGGACACTCCACGGCGTGAGGGACCCCGCCCCCGCATTCCCGGACCACGGACACGATCCGTGCCGCCCGGACGCGGAGCGAACACGGGCAACCAGAACGCCCAACACCGTCCGGGGCGTTCGACTGAGCATGGGTTCTGGCAACAGGACTCACTCCCGCTCAGCCCATAG